In the genome of Nymphaea colorata isolate Beijing-Zhang1983 chromosome 9, ASM883128v2, whole genome shotgun sequence, one region contains:
- the LOC116260798 gene encoding NADH dehydrogenase [ubiquinone] 1 beta subcomplex subunit 2 isoform X5: protein MGGGHGDGHGVTYKGLTLYPPKRWHVVTGKGLCAVMWFWVLYRAKQDGPVLLGWRRPWEGHEDHEDDHEHAHSGSH from the exons ATGGGAGGCGGGCACGGCGATGGCCATGGCGTCACGTACAAGGGCCTCACGCTTTATCCGCCCAAGAGATGGCATGTGGTCACCGGCAAAGGCCTGTGCGCCGTCATGTG GTTTTGGGTGCTATACAGGGCCAAGCAAGATGGTCCCGTACTCTTG GGTTGGCGTCGTCCATGGGAGGGACATGAAGACCATGAGGATGATCATGAGCATGCACATTCG